One window of the Silurus meridionalis isolate SWU-2019-XX chromosome 24, ASM1480568v1, whole genome shotgun sequence genome contains the following:
- the agpat3 gene encoding LOW QUALITY PROTEIN: 1-acyl-sn-glycerol-3-phosphate acyltransferase gamma (The sequence of the model RefSeq protein was modified relative to this genomic sequence to represent the inferred CDS: inserted 1 base in 1 codon), translating into MGVLAWLKSQFILQLLIGFVFVVSGLIINFIQLCTCVLWPINKQLYRKINTRMSYSLWSQLVMLLEWWSGTECTLYTDQATVDMFGKEHVIIILNHNYEIDFLCGWTMCERYGVLGSSKVLAKQELLKVPLIGWTWYFLEIVFCKRKWEEDKEAVFXGLNQLKDYPEYMWFLLYCEGTRFTEQKHQISMQVAESKGLPKLKYHLLPRTKGFTTTLQCLKGTVKAIYDVTLNFKDKENPTLLGIINGKKYRADMRIRRFPVEEIPDDEKECANWLHKLYQEKDELQEYYFKEGCFPGPTIKPKRRLWTLLNFLFWATLLLSPLINFAWDVFVSGSPLLIISFMIFLIIASVAVRRLIGVTEVKKTGSSYGNVESKKEN; encoded by the exons ATGGGTGTGTTGGCCTGGCTGAAGAGCCAGTTCATCTTGCAGCTCCTCATCGGCTTCGTATTCGTGGTCAGCGGCCTCATTATTAACTTCATTCAGCTGTGTACCTGCGTGCTTTGGCCAATCAACAAACAGCTCTACCGCAAGATCAACACTCGCATGTCCTATTCGCTATGGAGTC AGTTGGTGATGCTTTTGGAGTGGTGGTCAGGAACGGAATGCACACTCTATACTGACCAAGCTACAGTGGATATGTTTGGAAAAGAGCacgtcatcatcatcctcaaccACAACTACGAAATCGATTTCCTGTGCGGCTGGACCATGTGTGAGAGATACGGTGTGCTAGGG AGTTCCAAGGTGCTGGCGAAACAGGAGCTGCTGAAAGTTCCCTTGATTGGCTGGACCTGGTACTTCCTGGAGATTGTTTTCTGCAAAAGAAAGTGGGAGGAGGACAAGGAGGCGGTAT AGGGGCTCAACCAGCTCAAGGATTATCCTGAGTACATGTGG TTCCTGCTGTACTGTGAGGGAACACGATTTACAGAGCAAAAACACCAGATCAGCATGCAGGTGGCTGAGAGTAAAGGTCTCCCCAAACTCAAATACCACCTACTACCACGCACCAAAGGCTTCACCACCACACTGCAATGCCTGAAGGGAACAG TCAAAGCCATATATGACGTCACACTGAATTTCAAAGACAAGGAGAACCCCACGCTGCTGGGCATCATCAACGGCAAAAAATACAGAGCAGACATGAGAATCCG GCGTTTCCCAGTTGAGGAGATCCCTGATGATGAAAAAGAGTGTGCTAACTGGCTTCACAAGCTCTATCAGGAGAAG GATGAATTGCAAGAGTACTATTTCAAGGAGGGATGTTTTCCCGGACCAACTATTAAGCCCAAACGGCGGTTATGGACGCTGCTGAACTTTCTTTTCTGGGCGACACTGCTGCTCTCTCCACTCATTAACTTCGCCTGGGACGTCTTTGTCAGTGGCTCACCGCTTCTCATCATCAGCTTCATGATCTTCCTCATTATTG CCTCTGTAGCTGTGCGGCGTCTCATCGGCGTGACCGAGGTGAAGAAAACCGGCTCCAGCTATGGAAATGTTGAATCCAAGAAAGAAAACTAG
- the dleu7 gene encoding leukemia-associated protein 7 has protein sequence MSSLEYQTDALKLLHELHSNRRIRNTGNHKGSIPVSERARESLLARFVDILSQIISIEQDLIKSLSAEMKFFLRHKDSVDLKNICLRMSLSEIGHESDRNLKELRICLQLIVNNLLSAVRGENNLSSTGTTLRLMSISITLPDI, from the exons ATGAGCTCTCTGGAGTATCAGACTGATGCTCTGAAACTTTTACACGAACTTCATTCAAACAGGAGGATTAGAAACACCGGCAATCACAAAGGGTCCATACCCGTGTCTGAAAGAGCCAGAGAAAGTTTATTAGCCCGTTTTGTAGATATTTTATCTCAGATCATATCCATAGAGCAGGATTTAATAAAAAGTCTCTCTGCAGAAATGAAGTTTTTCCTTCGCCATAAG GACAGCGTGGATTTGAAGAACATCTGCCTGAGAATGTCTCTGAGCGAAATCGGCCATGAGTCGGACAGAAACCTGAAGGAGCTCCGGATCTGTCTGCAGCTCATAGTGAACAACTTGCTCTCAGCGGTGCGGGGTGAGAATAATTTATCGTCCACAGGAACCACTCTACGGTTAATGAGCATATCTATCACACTACCTGACATCTGA